A part of Phoenix dactylifera cultivar Barhee BC4 chromosome 2, palm_55x_up_171113_PBpolish2nd_filt_p, whole genome shotgun sequence genomic DNA contains:
- the LOC103706180 gene encoding myb-related protein 308-like produces MGRSPCCEKAHTNKGAWTKEEDDRLIAYIRAHGEGCWRSLPKAAGLLRCGKSCRLRWINYLRPDLKRGNFTEEEDDLIIKLHSLLGNKWSLIAGRLPGRTDNEIKNYWNTHIRRKLLSRGIDPATHGPVHAPLSDFTITFAKAEKKDVRILRRDEGKTGSSCSREEESASWRQYRCPDLNLELSISPPFQQPAQPIKGERRLCFACSLGLHNHKSQECKCNGFLGLSAGALDYRAVDMK; encoded by the exons ATGGGAAGGTCTCCATGCTGCGAGAAAGCTCATACCAACAAGGGAGCTTGGACCAAGGAGGAAGACGACCGTCTCATCGCCTACATCCGGGCCCATGGCGAGGGATGCTGGCGATCGCTCCCCAAGGCTGCCGGCTTGCTCCGTTGCGGCAAGAGCTGCCGCCTCCGCTGGATAAACTACCTGCGCCCCGATCTCAAGCGTGGTAACTTCACCGAGGAAGAGGACGACCTCATCATCAAGCTCCACAGCCTTCTCGGCAACAA ATGGTCTCTCATAGCGGGGAGGTTGCCAGGGAGGACCGATAACGAGATAAAGAACTACTGGAACACGCATATCAGAAGGAAGCTGTTGAGTCGGGGAATCGACCCTGCCACCCACGGTCCGGTCCATGCACCTCTTTCGGACTTCACCATCACTTTTGCTAAGGCGGAGAAGAAGGATGTGCGAATTCTTCGCCGCGACGAAGGGAAGACTGGCAGCAGCTGCAGCAGGGAAGAAGAGTCAGCATCATGGCGGCAATACAGATGCCCGGATCTAAATTTAGAGCTGTCTATAAGCCCTCCCTTCCAACAACCGGCGCAGCCCATCAAGGGAGAGAGGAGACTCTGTTTCGCCTGCAGCTTGGGTCTCCACAACCACAAGAGCCAGGAGTGCAAGTGTAATGGCTTTCTTGGCCTTAGTGCTGGAGCGTTAGACTATAGAGCAGTTGACATGAAATGA